A single region of the Lotus japonicus ecotype B-129 chromosome 4, LjGifu_v1.2 genome encodes:
- the LOC130712483 gene encoding uncharacterized protein LOC130712483, which yields MVAGRNDEAIAEALAMLVGAIGQGQQANLGNHNQDEFRALGKFQRNNPPTFEGAYDPDKAQAWLKAIEKIFRVMNCTDAQKVQFGTYMLEKEAEDWWDNTVQRFEGDGMEITWDLFKGAFLEKYYPEDVRGKKEIEFLELKQGNGTVAEYATKFEELIKFCPHYNTAEAERSKCNKFVNGLRPEIKKVVGYQQIIRFSDLVNRSRIYDEDSRESAAHYKSLKEKKEKGQFRGKPYGNPVDNGKQEAGNDKKPSGGGAPNPVRCYKCGVEGHRSPECPNSEAT from the coding sequence ATGGTTGCCGGAAGGAATGATGAAGCTATCGCTGAGGCATTGGCAATGTTGGTTGGCGCCATTGGGCAAGGTCAGCAAGCGAACCTTGGGAACCATAATCAGGATGAATTCCGTGCTTTGGGAAAGTTTCAGAGGAACAATCCGCCAACCTTTGAAGGAGCATACGACCCTGACAAAGCACAGGCATGGCTGAAAgcaattgagaagatctttcgaGTCATGAATTGTACTGACGCGCAGAAGGTGCAGTTTGGCACCTATATGCTTgagaaagaagctgaagattggtGGGACAACACTGTTCAGAGGTTTGAAGGTGATGGGATGGAGATTACTTGGGATCTTTTCAAGGGTGcatttctggagaagtactATCCAGAAGATGTGCGtggaaagaaggaaattgagTTTCTTGAACTCAAGCAGGGTAATGGAACCGTGGCGGagtatgctacaaagtttgaGGAATTGATTAAGTTTTGTCCCCACTACAATACTGCCGAAGCTGAGAGATCTAAGTGTAACAagtttgtgaatggtttgagacCTGAGATCAAGAAGGTTGTGGGATATCAACAGATTATCCGATTTTCTGACCTGGTTAACAGGAGTAGGATATATGATGAGGATAGCAGGGAAAGTGCTGCTCACTACAAGtctttgaaagagaagaaagaaaaggggcaATTCAGAGGGAAACCGTATGGGAATCCTGTTGATAACGGTAAACAAGAAGCTGGTAATGACAAGAAGCCGAGTGGGGGAGGAGCTCCTAATCCGGTTAGGTGCTACAAGTGTGGTGTTGAAGGACATCGTTCTCCTGAATGTCCCAATTCAGAAGCAACATGA